A single region of the Ochotona princeps isolate mOchPri1 chromosome 10, mOchPri1.hap1, whole genome shotgun sequence genome encodes:
- the BLACAT1 gene encoding bladder cancer associated transcript 1 translates to MPQFTFACFCGFHGFCKMKRKKEEVHRERETVV, encoded by the coding sequence ATGCCCCAGTTCACCTTCGCTTGTTTCTGTGGCTTCCATGGCTTCTGcaagatgaagaggaagaaggaggaagttCATAGAGAACGGGAAACGGTGGTATGA